In Actinomadura citrea, a single window of DNA contains:
- a CDS encoding uridine kinase, whose translation MRARPISPSLVVEELADRITASGSGSWARVAIDGAPPAAPSDLADALVSPLRARGRDVVRVSARDFLRPASLRYEHGRDDPDVFYDEWLDVGGLVREALGPLEPSGTGRVLPSLWDAALDRATRAGYVPVRPGGVLLLDGSLLLGRGLPFELTVHLSLSRGALARRTAGDEAWTLPAYARYDAEVEPVRTADVVLKLDDPRHPALITDA comes from the coding sequence ATGCGCGCACGACCGATCTCGCCGTCTCTGGTGGTCGAGGAGCTGGCCGACCGGATCACGGCGTCCGGGTCCGGTTCCTGGGCGCGGGTGGCGATCGACGGGGCCCCGCCCGCGGCGCCCTCCGACCTGGCCGACGCCCTCGTCTCGCCGCTGCGCGCTCGGGGACGGGACGTCGTGCGGGTGTCGGCGCGCGACTTCCTGCGTCCGGCGTCGCTGCGCTACGAGCACGGGCGGGACGATCCGGACGTCTTCTACGACGAGTGGCTCGACGTGGGCGGGCTCGTACGGGAGGCGCTGGGGCCGCTGGAGCCGTCCGGCACGGGGAGGGTCCTGCCGAGCCTGTGGGACGCGGCGCTCGACAGGGCGACGAGGGCCGGCTACGTGCCCGTTCGGCCAGGCGGGGTGCTGCTGCTGGACGGCTCGCTGCTGCTCGGCCGGGGGCTGCCGTTCGAGCTGACCGTCCACCTGTCCCTGTCGCGCGGGGCGCTGGCCCGCCGCACGGCCGGCGACGAGGCGTGGACGCTTCCCGCCTACGCGCGCTATGACGCCGAGGTCGAGCCCGTGCGCACCGCCGATGTCGTCCTGAAGCTGGACGACCCCCGCCACCCGGCGCTGATCACCGACGCCTAG
- a CDS encoding glycosyltransferase: MVVGVLACAALAGWLYLAFAHGGFWKTGPGLPDAPAPDAWPGVVAVVPARDEAAVLPETLPTLLAQRYPGAFRVILVDDGSGDGTAETAASLADGDPALSIVPAGERPPGWAGKVWAMSEGVRAAGEPDFLLFTDADIAYAPGTVEGLVRAAVAGHRDLLSQMATLSTRTGWERVVVPAFVYFFAQLYPFRRVGRDGARTAAAAGGCMLVRRAALVEAGGLARIHDALIDDVALGRLVKRAGGRCRLDLSRDVVSRRPYPRLADLWAMIARSAYHQLRYSPALLAGTVAGLLLLYAVPPAATAAGLIAGPAGGAPALATGALAWALMAVTYAPMLRFYGLSLVRAPALPLVALLYAAMTLDSARRHRAGRGGTWKGRTLSGRHKSGAADASRAPLE, encoded by the coding sequence ATGGTCGTGGGCGTCCTGGCATGCGCGGCGCTGGCCGGATGGCTGTATCTGGCGTTCGCGCACGGCGGCTTCTGGAAGACGGGACCGGGCCTGCCCGACGCACCGGCACCGGACGCGTGGCCAGGGGTCGTCGCCGTCGTCCCCGCCCGCGACGAGGCAGCCGTCCTCCCGGAGACGCTCCCGACGCTGCTCGCCCAGCGGTATCCGGGCGCCTTCCGCGTGATCCTGGTCGACGACGGGAGCGGCGACGGCACCGCCGAGACGGCCGCCTCCCTCGCGGACGGTGACCCGGCCCTGTCGATCGTGCCCGCGGGGGAGCGCCCGCCGGGGTGGGCGGGCAAGGTGTGGGCGATGTCGGAGGGCGTCCGGGCGGCGGGCGAACCCGACTTCCTCCTCTTCACCGACGCCGACATCGCCTACGCCCCCGGCACCGTGGAGGGGCTCGTGCGCGCCGCCGTGGCCGGACACCGCGACCTGCTGTCGCAGATGGCGACGCTCAGCACCCGCACGGGCTGGGAGCGGGTGGTCGTCCCCGCCTTCGTGTACTTCTTCGCCCAGCTCTACCCGTTCCGCCGCGTCGGCCGCGACGGGGCGCGCACGGCCGCCGCCGCGGGCGGCTGCATGCTCGTCCGGCGCGCCGCCCTCGTCGAGGCGGGCGGCCTCGCCCGGATCCACGACGCGCTGATCGACGACGTGGCGCTGGGACGGCTCGTCAAGCGCGCGGGCGGGCGCTGCCGCCTCGATCTCAGCCGCGACGTCGTCAGCCGCCGCCCCTACCCCCGCCTCGCCGACCTGTGGGCGATGATCGCCCGCAGCGCCTACCACCAGCTGCGCTACTCGCCCGCCCTGCTCGCCGGGACCGTCGCCGGCCTGCTGCTCCTCTACGCGGTCCCGCCCGCCGCGACGGCCGCGGGCCTGATCGCGGGCCCGGCCGGCGGCGCGCCCGCCCTCGCGACGGGCGCGCTCGCCTGGGCGCTCATGGCGGTCACCTACGCGCCGATGCTGCGCTTCTACGGCCTGTCGCTCGTGCGCGCCCCGGCCCTGCCGCTCGTGGCCCTGCTGTACGCGGCGATGACGCTCGACTCCGCCCGCAGGCACCGCGCCGGCCGGGGAGGTACCTGGAAGGGCCGCACTTTGTCGGGACGGCACAAATCCGGTGCCGCCGATGCGTCCCGCGCACCATTGGAGTAA
- a CDS encoding lipase family protein, giving the protein MSITVRRVVRAAVASCVGLAMTAAALQGTAAAAPQAPKPPAEDPFYQPPSPLPAGAPGDVIRSRPAVFTVDPIGHSPYEGVKSWQVLYRSETVQGQPTAVSGMVLVPTKEWTGQGERPLVSYAVGTRGLGDACAPSYTLTQGMDYEELFIADALSRGWAVAVTDMEGLGTPGQHTYEVGGSQGRALLNVARAAQRLPDAGLGGSPVGLWGYSQGGTTAGWAAELAKTYAPELAIKGVFAGGVPADLQAVAKGLDGSPFVALMFMAAVGYDAAYPELDLAGYLNDDGRELLAKAQDMCLVSFDGPLTVVQTAFKHISDYTTTDPLATPEWQRRLDANKLGSTAPSAPVLQTQAVYDEIIPAAQADTLHKAWCAKGANITWKTYTFAEHATGMLWSEPDAMTFLGDRFAGKPVTGNCAA; this is encoded by the coding sequence ATGTCCATCACCGTTCGCCGGGTCGTGCGCGCCGCCGTGGCGTCGTGCGTCGGCCTCGCCATGACGGCGGCCGCCCTGCAGGGCACCGCCGCCGCGGCGCCGCAGGCCCCGAAGCCCCCGGCCGAGGATCCGTTCTACCAGCCGCCCTCCCCGCTCCCGGCGGGCGCGCCCGGTGACGTCATCAGGTCGCGTCCCGCGGTGTTCACCGTGGACCCGATCGGCCACTCGCCGTACGAGGGCGTCAAGTCCTGGCAGGTGCTGTACCGGTCGGAGACGGTGCAGGGGCAGCCGACCGCCGTCTCGGGCATGGTCCTCGTCCCCACCAAGGAGTGGACGGGCCAGGGCGAGCGGCCGCTCGTCTCCTACGCCGTCGGGACGCGCGGACTCGGCGACGCCTGCGCCCCGTCCTACACCCTCACCCAGGGCATGGACTACGAGGAGCTGTTCATCGCCGACGCGCTCAGCCGCGGGTGGGCCGTCGCCGTCACCGACATGGAGGGCCTCGGAACGCCCGGTCAGCACACCTACGAGGTCGGCGGCTCCCAGGGCCGGGCCCTGCTGAACGTCGCCCGCGCCGCGCAGCGCCTCCCCGACGCGGGACTCGGCGGCTCGCCGGTCGGCCTCTGGGGCTACTCGCAGGGCGGCACGACCGCGGGCTGGGCCGCGGAGCTGGCGAAGACCTACGCCCCCGAGCTGGCGATCAAGGGGGTGTTCGCGGGCGGCGTCCCGGCGGACCTCCAGGCCGTCGCCAAGGGACTGGACGGCTCCCCGTTCGTCGCGCTCATGTTCATGGCCGCCGTCGGCTACGACGCCGCCTATCCCGAGCTCGACCTGGCCGGGTACCTCAACGACGACGGCCGCGAGCTGCTGGCCAAGGCCCAGGACATGTGCCTGGTCAGCTTCGACGGGCCACTCACGGTCGTGCAGACCGCGTTCAAGCACATCAGCGACTACACGACCACCGACCCGCTGGCCACGCCCGAGTGGCAGCGCCGCCTGGACGCCAACAAGCTCGGCTCCACCGCCCCGAGCGCCCCGGTGCTCCAGACGCAGGCCGTCTACGACGAGATCATCCCCGCCGCGCAGGCCGACACCCTCCACAAGGCGTGGTGCGCGAAGGGCGCCAACATCACCTGGAAGACCTACACCTTCGCCGAGCACGCCACCGGCATGCTCTGGAGCGAGCCCGACGCGATGACGTTCCTCGGCGACCGCTTCGCGGGCAAGCCGGTCACCGGCAACTGCGCCGCCTGA
- a CDS encoding SAM-dependent methyltransferase gives MAAAVTSGAALTPTRRADPSPPGGGPALSTTSASVARMCNYLLGGKDNYAADRESAERALRSCPSVLRLVQANRGFLDHAAALLAGEAGLRQFVDVGCGLPTAENLGDLVRRTDPDCRVAYVDNDAMVLTHARALLAVDAGTGAFAGDVRDPAALLAEPGLRRLIDLSEPVAVFLLGVLDFVPDEDDPAGIVAALAAGLAPGSHVVISHAERSPELDPVSGPCEGVDTPFRPRSADEIARICASLRMLDPYPARLPGPAPLTDLRPLPLIGCVGRVPG, from the coding sequence ATGGCGGCTGCCGTGACCTCCGGGGCGGCGCTGACCCCGACCCGCCGGGCCGACCCGTCCCCTCCCGGGGGCGGGCCCGCGCTCAGCACGACGTCGGCCAGCGTCGCCCGCATGTGCAACTACCTCCTCGGCGGCAAGGACAACTACGCCGCGGACCGCGAGTCCGCCGAGCGTGCGCTGCGCAGCTGCCCGTCGGTGCTGCGGCTCGTCCAGGCGAACAGGGGCTTCCTGGACCACGCCGCCGCACTGCTCGCCGGGGAGGCGGGACTGCGGCAGTTCGTCGACGTCGGCTGCGGGCTGCCGACCGCCGAGAACCTCGGCGACCTCGTCCGGCGGACCGACCCGGACTGCCGCGTCGCCTACGTCGACAACGACGCGATGGTGCTCACGCACGCGCGCGCACTGCTCGCCGTGGACGCCGGCACCGGCGCCTTCGCCGGGGACGTCCGCGACCCGGCCGCCCTGCTCGCCGAGCCCGGCCTGCGCCGCCTGATCGACCTCTCCGAGCCCGTCGCGGTGTTCCTGCTCGGCGTCCTGGACTTCGTTCCCGACGAGGACGACCCGGCCGGGATCGTCGCCGCGCTCGCCGCGGGCCTCGCCCCCGGCAGCCATGTGGTGATCAGCCACGCCGAGCGGTCGCCGGAACTGGACCCGGTCTCCGGGCCGTGCGAGGGCGTCGACACCCCGTTCCGGCCGCGGAGCGCGGACGAGATCGCCCGCATCTGCGCGAGCCTGCGGATGCTCGACCCCTACCCGGCCCGGCTGCCGGGGCCCGCCCCCCTGACCGACCTGCGCCCGCTGCCGCTCATCGGCTGCGTCGGGCGCGTACCGGGGTGA
- a CDS encoding response regulator transcription factor yields the protein MTPSGDGKTAPPRRAEVREAVGQALEEAGFYAARGLRPPTRRVDPPKVGAVVARLADATRQELLTFDDPSGCLRQGVPEGMLRHAADCVRRAVTQVPTLRQITSPQGLAQDGALETIQWRNGGQVRLIEQIPVRLAVFDRTTAIIPLDLDVFYNGLLIIRDPAVVKALFRLHHHSWGSGDALPADQGPDLPPAHLVPILVCMRDGLPDRAAAARLGLSARTYARRVSELLSLLGTTSRFRAAITAQRRGWI from the coding sequence ATGACGCCGTCAGGCGACGGGAAGACGGCACCCCCGCGGCGCGCCGAGGTGCGCGAGGCCGTGGGCCAGGCATTGGAGGAAGCCGGTTTCTACGCCGCGCGGGGGCTGCGGCCTCCGACCCGGCGGGTGGATCCGCCCAAGGTGGGCGCCGTGGTCGCCCGCCTCGCCGACGCCACCCGGCAGGAGTTGCTGACCTTCGACGACCCCTCGGGGTGCCTCCGGCAGGGTGTGCCCGAGGGGATGCTCCGGCACGCGGCCGACTGCGTCCGCCGCGCGGTCACCCAGGTCCCCACCCTGCGCCAGATCACCTCTCCGCAGGGCCTGGCCCAGGACGGCGCCCTGGAGACCATCCAGTGGCGCAACGGCGGGCAGGTGCGTCTGATCGAACAGATCCCCGTCCGGCTGGCCGTGTTCGACCGCACGACCGCCATCATCCCGCTCGACCTGGACGTGTTCTACAACGGCCTGCTCATCATCCGCGACCCCGCGGTGGTCAAGGCGCTGTTCCGCCTGCACCACCACTCGTGGGGTTCCGGCGACGCCCTGCCCGCCGACCAGGGCCCCGACCTGCCGCCGGCCCATCTGGTCCCGATCCTGGTCTGCATGCGGGACGGGCTGCCCGACCGCGCCGCCGCCGCACGCCTGGGCCTGTCGGCACGCACCTACGCCCGCCGGGTCAGCGAGCTGCTGAGCCTTCTCGGCACCACGAGCCGTTTCCGAGCCGCGATCACCGCCCAGCGCCGCGGTTGGATCTGA
- a CDS encoding class I SAM-dependent methyltransferase, which yields MEDTAQAIAKLTRARWEANAQYWVKVIRERRDRYRTELTDAAVLEAVGDCAGQSVLDAGCGEGYLSRRLAAMGAEVTGVDAAQGLIDAASAHPAQEGKATFTRASVEDLPLEDDRFDLVLCNHLFSHLQDPTRAIGEFSRVLRSGGRLVLLTLHPCFYVENAEQGAASSVPASQYFTPRGIDQRFMVDGLESPSMITSWLRPLEYYAGTLRDAGFVIADLREPHPTDEQLRDDPWWRKGFPTAMFMLLIAERR from the coding sequence GTGGAGGACACGGCGCAAGCCATCGCGAAACTGACGCGCGCGCGATGGGAGGCGAACGCGCAGTACTGGGTCAAGGTCATCAGGGAGCGCCGCGACCGGTACCGGACCGAACTGACCGACGCCGCCGTCCTGGAGGCCGTCGGCGACTGCGCCGGCCAGAGCGTCCTGGACGCCGGATGCGGCGAGGGCTACCTGTCGCGCAGGCTCGCCGCCATGGGCGCCGAGGTCACGGGCGTCGACGCGGCGCAGGGCCTGATCGACGCGGCCTCGGCGCACCCGGCGCAGGAGGGCAAGGCCACGTTCACCCGCGCCAGCGTCGAGGACCTGCCGCTGGAGGACGACCGGTTCGACCTCGTCCTGTGCAACCACCTGTTCAGCCACCTTCAGGACCCGACCCGCGCCATCGGCGAGTTCTCGCGCGTCCTGCGCAGCGGCGGCCGGCTGGTCCTGCTGACGCTGCACCCCTGCTTCTACGTGGAGAACGCCGAGCAGGGCGCGGCGAGCAGCGTCCCGGCGTCGCAGTACTTCACCCCGCGCGGGATCGACCAGCGGTTCATGGTGGACGGCCTGGAATCCCCTTCGATGATCACAAGCTGGCTCCGGCCGCTGGAGTACTACGCTGGAACGCTCCGAGACGCCGGATTCGTCATCGCGGACCTGCGCGAGCCGCACCCGACGGATGAGCAGCTGCGGGACGACCCGTGGTGGCGCAAGGGCTTCCCCACGGCCATGTTCATGCTCTTGATCGCGGAGCGCCGTTAG
- a CDS encoding ATP-binding protein gives MNASDTWSGAPVLVPAPAPSLEVGIPSAWNHNGKSSGRLIGEIDLAATPPAVRLGRSYVRELVGQHFGADRSELGDLELLTSEAMTNSVLHARPRRDGTITLTVLHVDRYVRVEITDGGAAHGPPRVVDDALPTGGRGLTLMKALATDYGTCRGKSGTSTFWFGVGVRDGWRLP, from the coding sequence ATGAACGCATCAGACACATGGTCCGGGGCGCCCGTGCTGGTGCCCGCCCCCGCTCCCTCGCTGGAAGTCGGGATCCCGTCCGCCTGGAACCACAACGGCAAGTCCTCGGGGCGCCTCATCGGCGAGATCGACCTCGCCGCCACCCCGCCCGCCGTGCGGCTCGGCCGCTCCTACGTCCGCGAGCTCGTCGGGCAGCACTTCGGCGCCGACCGGTCCGAGCTCGGCGATTTGGAACTGCTGACCAGCGAGGCCATGACCAACTCGGTGCTGCACGCGCGGCCGCGCCGGGACGGGACGATCACTCTGACCGTGCTGCACGTCGACCGGTACGTGCGGGTCGAGATCACCGACGGCGGCGCCGCCCACGGGCCGCCCCGGGTGGTGGACGATGCGCTGCCGACCGGCGGGCGCGGGCTCACCCTGATGAAGGCCCTCGCCACCGACTACGGCACCTGCCGCGGCAAGAGCGGGACCTCCACCTTCTGGTTCGGCGTCGGCGTCCGGGACGGATGGCGGCTGCCGTGA
- a CDS encoding exodeoxyribonuclease III: MRLATWNVNSVKARLPRLLTWLDETKPDVVCLQETKCRADQFPAAEVEELGYATAAHGDGRWNGVAVLSRVGIEDVSNGFPGEPAYAGEAGAEGEDEQMELSEPVLLKPEARALGATCGGVRVWSLYAPNGRTPESAHYTYKLAWFAALRDALAEELAAGAPLVACGDYNVAPTDEDVWDPAVFAGSTHVTPPERQALADLQALGLHDVVPTILKGPHPYTYWDYRAGAFHKNLGMRIDLFYASEDVAGRVGSAYVDREARKGKGPSDHAPVVVDLD; encoded by the coding sequence ATGCGCCTCGCGACGTGGAACGTCAATTCCGTCAAGGCACGCCTTCCGCGCCTTCTCACCTGGCTGGACGAGACGAAGCCGGACGTGGTCTGCCTCCAGGAGACCAAGTGCCGCGCCGATCAGTTCCCCGCCGCGGAGGTCGAGGAACTCGGGTACGCCACCGCCGCGCACGGCGACGGACGATGGAACGGCGTGGCCGTCCTTTCGCGGGTCGGCATCGAGGACGTCTCGAACGGCTTCCCGGGCGAGCCCGCCTATGCGGGCGAGGCGGGGGCCGAAGGCGAGGACGAGCAGATGGAGTTGAGCGAGCCCGTCCTGCTGAAGCCCGAGGCCCGCGCGCTCGGCGCCACGTGCGGCGGCGTGCGGGTCTGGTCGCTGTACGCGCCCAACGGCCGCACCCCGGAATCGGCCCACTACACCTACAAGCTGGCGTGGTTCGCGGCCCTCCGCGACGCCCTCGCGGAGGAACTGGCCGCGGGGGCGCCGCTGGTCGCCTGCGGCGACTACAACGTCGCCCCCACGGACGAGGACGTCTGGGACCCGGCCGTCTTCGCCGGCTCCACCCACGTCACGCCTCCCGAGCGGCAGGCGCTCGCCGACCTGCAGGCCCTCGGCCTCCACGACGTCGTCCCGACGATCTTGAAGGGCCCCCATCCCTACACCTACTGGGATTACCGGGCCGGCGCCTTCCACAAGAACCTGGGCATGCGCATCGACCTGTTCTACGCGAGCGAGGACGTCGCCGGACGGGTCGGCTCGGCTTACGTCGACCGCGAGGCCCGCAAGGGCAAAGGCCCGTCCGACCATGCTCCGGTCGTCGTCGACCTCGACTGA
- a CDS encoding type I restriction-modification system subunit M, which produces MDDVLWKDDVLWKAADKLRGSVDAAQYRDFVLGLVFLKYVSDSSGEGAFRVPDGARWADLSPAAGGIGERVDAAMGAVMRANPSLDGVLPQIFTRVDQRRLGGLVELIGQVRFGAEVGARPARDVLGEVYEYFLEKFARAEGRRGGEFYTPAGVVRLLVEVLEPFRGRVYDPCCGSGGMFVQAERFVLSHRGRPDDIAVYGQEANERTWRLARMNLAVHEIAGDVRRSDAFYEDAHPELAADHVLANPPFNMSDWYRDPGDPRWRYGLPPAGNANFAWIQHIVAKLGPQGRAGVVMANGSMSSRQSGEGEIRAALVEADLVSCVVALPDRLFRTTPIPACLWFFDRRKSVPGEVLFVDARDMGTMVDRTERILTADDVARIAGAYRAWRDRGHSDVPGFSHAAGLDEIRSHDHVLTPGRYVGAAEADRGDEPAADRVERLAKELLTHLEESARLDQVVRDELGRFSG; this is translated from the coding sequence ATGGACGATGTCCTCTGGAAAGACGATGTCCTCTGGAAGGCCGCCGACAAGCTGCGCGGATCCGTCGACGCGGCGCAGTACAGGGACTTCGTCCTCGGGCTCGTGTTCCTCAAGTACGTGTCCGACTCGTCCGGTGAGGGGGCTTTCCGGGTCCCGGACGGGGCGCGGTGGGCGGACCTCTCCCCCGCCGCCGGGGGCATCGGTGAGCGGGTCGACGCGGCGATGGGCGCCGTCATGCGCGCCAACCCGTCGCTCGACGGCGTCCTCCCGCAGATCTTCACCCGGGTGGACCAGCGGCGTCTCGGCGGGCTGGTCGAGCTGATCGGCCAGGTGCGGTTCGGGGCGGAGGTCGGGGCGCGGCCCGCGCGGGACGTCCTCGGCGAGGTCTACGAGTACTTCCTGGAGAAGTTCGCGCGGGCCGAGGGCAGGCGCGGCGGCGAGTTCTACACGCCGGCCGGCGTGGTCCGGCTGCTGGTGGAGGTCCTGGAGCCGTTCCGGGGACGGGTGTACGACCCCTGCTGCGGCTCCGGCGGCATGTTCGTCCAGGCGGAGAGGTTCGTCCTGAGCCATCGGGGGCGGCCGGACGACATAGCGGTGTACGGGCAGGAGGCGAACGAGCGGACGTGGCGGCTGGCCAGGATGAACCTGGCCGTCCACGAGATCGCGGGCGACGTCCGCCGCTCCGACGCCTTCTACGAGGACGCGCATCCGGAGCTCGCCGCCGACCACGTGCTCGCCAACCCGCCGTTCAACATGTCGGACTGGTACCGGGATCCCGGCGACCCGCGCTGGCGCTACGGCCTCCCGCCCGCGGGGAACGCCAACTTCGCCTGGATCCAGCACATCGTGGCCAAGCTCGGGCCGCAGGGCCGCGCGGGCGTCGTCATGGCGAACGGCTCGATGTCGTCCCGGCAGTCGGGCGAGGGGGAGATCCGCGCGGCGCTCGTGGAGGCCGATCTCGTCTCGTGCGTCGTCGCGCTGCCGGACCGGCTCTTCCGCACCACCCCGATCCCCGCCTGCCTCTGGTTCTTCGACAGGCGCAAGAGCGTCCCGGGCGAGGTCCTGTTCGTCGACGCCCGGGACATGGGGACGATGGTCGACCGCACCGAGCGGATCCTCACCGCCGACGACGTCGCGCGGATCGCCGGCGCGTACCGGGCGTGGCGCGACCGCGGCCATTCCGACGTCCCCGGCTTCTCCCACGCGGCGGGACTGGACGAGATCAGGTCGCATGACCACGTCCTCACACCGGGACGCTACGTCGGGGCCGCCGAGGCGGATCGCGGCGACGAGCCCGCCGCCGACCGCGTGGAGCGGCTCGCCAAGGAGCTCCTCACGCATCTGGAGGAGTCGGCGCGCCTCGACCAGGTCGTCAGGGACGAGCTGGGACGGTTCAGTGGCTGA
- a CDS encoding class I SAM-dependent methyltransferase, whose protein sequence is MEDVPAELTGHPDRLRWNEKYADSSGSSRAHPLAERALSLGMPDGGVLDLASGPSGSALLAAWTGRRVTAVDISEIALARLAAEARRRGLGPLVTLVQADLGAWRPGPDRFALVLCTGFWDRAVFERAAGAVLPGGLLAWEAFTEAARRGRPRLPAEWCLKPGEPVSLLPAGFTVLDQYDEGGKRRFLARHDG, encoded by the coding sequence ATGGAGGACGTGCCGGCGGAATTAACGGGGCATCCGGACAGGCTCCGGTGGAACGAGAAGTACGCGGATTCGTCCGGATCGTCGCGGGCCCACCCGCTCGCGGAGCGGGCGCTGTCGCTCGGGATGCCGGACGGCGGAGTGCTCGACCTGGCGTCGGGACCGTCCGGCAGCGCCCTGCTGGCCGCCTGGACGGGACGCCGTGTGACGGCCGTGGACATCTCCGAGATCGCCCTCGCGCGGCTCGCCGCGGAGGCCCGGCGGCGCGGGCTCGGCCCGCTGGTCACGCTCGTCCAGGCCGACCTCGGCGCCTGGCGGCCGGGCCCGGACCGGTTCGCGCTCGTCCTGTGCACCGGGTTCTGGGACCGCGCCGTGTTCGAGCGCGCGGCCGGCGCCGTCCTGCCCGGCGGCCTGCTGGCCTGGGAGGCCTTCACCGAGGCCGCGCGCCGGGGCCGGCCGCGCCTGCCCGCCGAATGGTGCCTCAAGCCCGGTGAGCCCGTCTCGCTCCTGCCGGCCGGCTTCACCGTCCTCGACCAGTACGACGAAGGCGGCAAGCGCCGCTTCCTCGCCCGCCACGACGGCTAG
- a CDS encoding methyltransferase, which translates to MDYLLDNRQVEAGARFEAISELFNPWTFRHMDDAGLGQGWRVWEVGAGGPSVPSWIAGRVGAAGRVLATDIDVSWLADAPELAGAPVEVRRHDLVRDDPPEGPFDLVHARLVLVHLADRDRALQTMVDALRPGGVLLVEDADPGLQPLACPDERGPDERLANAVRRGFRALLAERGADLAYGRRLPRLLRDAGLDDVRADAFFPLSAPACGVLETASVLQVRERLIEGGHATAEEIRHLLAVIAAGRLDLTLAPLISVWGRRPGG; encoded by the coding sequence GTGGACTATCTCCTGGACAACCGGCAGGTCGAGGCGGGCGCCCGCTTCGAGGCGATCTCGGAACTGTTCAACCCGTGGACGTTCCGCCACATGGACGACGCGGGCCTCGGCCAGGGATGGCGCGTCTGGGAGGTCGGCGCCGGCGGGCCGTCCGTGCCGTCCTGGATCGCCGGCCGCGTCGGGGCCGCCGGCCGCGTGCTGGCGACCGACATCGACGTGTCGTGGCTGGCGGACGCACCGGAACTCGCCGGTGCCCCGGTGGAGGTCCGGCGCCACGACCTCGTGCGCGACGACCCGCCCGAGGGGCCCTTCGACCTGGTCCACGCCCGGCTGGTGCTGGTCCACCTCGCCGACCGCGACCGGGCCCTCCAGACGATGGTCGACGCCCTGCGGCCCGGCGGCGTCCTGCTCGTCGAGGACGCCGACCCGGGGCTCCAGCCGCTGGCCTGCCCCGACGAGCGCGGTCCGGACGAACGCCTCGCCAACGCCGTCCGGCGCGGCTTCCGCGCGCTGCTCGCCGAGCGCGGCGCCGACCTCGCCTACGGCCGCAGGCTCCCCCGGCTCCTGCGCGACGCCGGGCTGGACGACGTGCGCGCCGACGCGTTCTTCCCCCTCTCGGCTCCGGCCTGCGGCGTCCTGGAGACCGCGTCCGTCCTCCAGGTGCGCGAGCGGCTCATCGAGGGCGGGCACGCCACCGCCGAGGAGATCCGCCACCTGCTGGCCGTCATCGCCGCGGGGCGCCTCGACCTCACCCTCGCGCCGCTGATCTCCGTCTGGGGCCGCAGGCCAGGCGGCTGA
- a CDS encoding DUF6221 family protein, whose amino-acid sequence MDLVEFLRARLDRDEQMARACSGTPWKATPSGTVSTDTGDPGTDGSAYVATAENGAYAEHIARHDPSRALAEVAARRQIVDDYEKQAWILGQGHRTPELDAAQSVREAVVRLLALPYAHHPAYQEEWRP is encoded by the coding sequence ATGGATTTGGTGGAGTTCCTCCGCGCTCGGCTGGACAGGGACGAGCAGATGGCCCGCGCCTGCTCCGGCACACCCTGGAAGGCGACCCCCTCCGGCACGGTCAGCACCGACACCGGCGATCCCGGCACGGACGGCTCCGCCTACGTCGCGACGGCGGAGAACGGCGCGTACGCCGAGCACATCGCCCGCCACGACCCCTCCCGCGCGCTCGCCGAGGTGGCCGCCCGGCGCCAGATCGTCGACGACTACGAGAAGCAGGCCTGGATCCTCGGCCAGGGCCACCGCACCCCCGAACTCGACGCGGCGCAGTCCGTCCGCGAGGCGGTCGTGCGCCTTCTCGCGCTGCCCTACGCCCACCACCCCGCCTACCAGGAGGAATGGCGGCCCTAG